The window AATGGGATTGGGACGCAAAGCCAACCAGGTAACTTTGCTTTTGCTCCAACGTCACATAGTTTATGTCAGAATAGTCGATACTTGCTTCCTTTTTGATGCTCatagatataaaatttatgtagCATTTGGTATCACTTGCCTGGTAAAAGctgtttataaaatttgttgaattgCTTCTCCTTACATCAGAATCTTAAATCGGCTTTGATAAAATATGCTGGGAAGGTGTAATGTATTGTTGGTTAGAAGTTCAAGTTGAATGCAATCTTTTAGTTTCTGTCATATTATTATACATCCAATATACCTATATGGAATCTTCAATTCATGTTGGATGTTTCTCTCTGATTCCTGATAAATAGCCTTGGAAATTGGCATTTGGAGCTTTTGGATTGAATTTGTAATGTTGAAACCCTTATGTGAGCCATCATAATTTTGTGGGAAAGTTGGAATTGGTCACCAGTCCAGATTAAAGCACATTATGTGTAAAATAATCTACTTTCTGATAGGTGTTCTGTTTCCAAGCACATTATGAGTACAGGATGGTTGCCTTTCTCTAGTTAGTTGTTGTTCGGAATGATATATCGGTTCATGTAGCTATATATATGCATTGAATGGGTGATTCGAAACCTGAATGCAATGGTCATCAGCCAAAGTTGTTggttgaaaaacttgaaatatTTTGTCCAGTAGCATTTCAAGCCTGTACCCTGAAGCAACTCAACTTCATTTATCTTTGTGTCAGGTGTACATCATTGACTATGGACTTGCTAAGAAGTACCGAGATCTACAGACTCACAAGCATATACCTTACAGGTATTATCACTAGGTCAACAAAGTTTGCCAACTAACCTTTTTCATACTAGTCCTCTTTCATCCTCGCCACAACCCTGCCCCAGAACAATCATGAATAATTCAAAGTAACTATTGGACTTATATAATTGCTGATGTGAGTAACTAACTGTGggatttttatttgattgattggTATCTTCTGTCCTGTGcgatttattttacaatttaccTCTAGATGACACAGAGCCTCAGAGGTTCTGTTGCATAATATATGACCGAATAATTATTTTGCACGTATATATGAATCTTGAGTGCTGTCAAGTATACATACAGATGTATAGTATTTGTTTCACTTGTTCAAATAATAAGTATTAAGTACTGATTCTTTTCTCCTATAAAATTTCACTCATGTCTTTCTTATATACAGGGAAAACAAGAATCTCACTGGCACTGCTCGTTATGCTAGTGTTAACACTCATCTTGGAGTTGGTGAGTGACCATCGTGCTTGTTACAGTAGACTCAAGATAACATTTGCTTTCTCATTCTTCTGTCTCAGAACAACAGATGAATTTTGTCAGGCATCTTCTTTGTTTGGTTAAGTtatgtttgtgatttttattacAGAACAAAGCAGAAGGGACGATTTAGAATCTCTTGGCTATGTCCTTATGTACTTTCTAAGAGGAAGGTTGGGTTTAAAGCTTTTATCTATATCTTTGTTCGTCAAACTTGTTCACGCTTAATTTGCTTCCCCTAACTGATCTTTGTTTCAGCCTTCCTTGGCAGGGACTAAAAGCTGGCACAAAAAAGCAGAAATATGACAGGATCAGCGATAAAAAGATGCTTACTCCAGTAGAAGTACTGTAACTTGCccttcattaaatttatttatttcatgttaCACTATGATGATCATGGCAGCATGAAAGCCAAGTGCAACATGTATATCTTGCATTGTTGCAAGTGTAACATGGTAGatgatatgaaattatttttgcatcTGTGCACAGGTGCTTTGTAAATCTTATCCATCAGAGTTCATTTCGTATTTTCATTATTGTCGGTCATTGCGATTTGAAGACAAGCCTGATTATTCTTACTTGAAGAGACTCTTCCGAGACCTCTTTATTCGAGAAGGTACATTTGTGTAGGAGTGTTTACGGTTGCTTTAAGGCcatgtttttataaatttaccTTGCAGTTTtgatatcaaaaaattaattttatatcattatttcCAGGTTATCAATTtgattatgtatttgattGGACCATACTGAAGTATCCACAAGTCGGCTCTAGTTCTAAAACAAGGGTTTGTTTCACTTGATctttattaatactataattactaATTGAGTTATATATCTTACCCTTTtccactctttttttttatattttctttatcagCAGCCAACAGGAAAAGTCCCTTTAAACCTAGGACAGTCTACAGAAAGAGTTGAGAAGACACCAGGTATTGGGAGATGGTTATGATTACAGTTGCTAGAAAGAAAGTAAAACAAGaacatatttgaattttcttttttgggtttgatAATTTGATACCCAGAGACGTGAAGTGATAGTCTTTATTTTCCCTGCGTAATCCTCCTCCCACCGACCTCCCaaaacaagattttttttgggttaaaattAGCTGCTGAGggataaaaagaaagaacttGGTACACATATTTGAATTCTCCTTGTTGTCAATGGCTAATGAAAGTTGAACCCGTGTGTCATGTAGTGAAGCACGAGATTCGGGATAGATTATCTGGTGCAATGGAGGCATTTGGCAGAAGGAATGGTTCTAGCACAGGCTTGCATGGAGAAAACTCAAGAAACAGATCTGATGAAGTACCACCATCTAAAGACGTGGTGCGCTAAAATTGACCGCAGTCTTTTCTTTATCATACTTTATTTGAGGAACTGACAGACTCTTGCTTGTTGATTTTCTAGAAAATTGATTCGGAAAGAGCTCGGCTTTCTCGGACCGGCAGCAGCTCAAAGAGGGCAGTCGTGTCAAGCAGCAGGCCCAGCTCCTCTGGAGAACCCAACGACAATCGTCATAGCCGGCTCGGCTCAGGCAGTGGTCGAATATCAACCACGCAAAGATTACAACCTGGATTTGAGTCCAAATCCTCTTCTTTCACTCGTGCTTCCGCGAGAGGCGTGCGAGACGAAACTCTCCGTAGCTTTGAGCTGCTGACTATTGGCAGTGGGAAGAAGAAGTAACAGTCTACCACATATAGCTCAGTTCTGCTTTTTCTGAGGCCAAACTATGGCAACACTGCAGCTGCTCATCATCTTGTCTCTTATTACCCTTCACTTGTTATGCGTATATCTATCGTGGCAGCCTTGGTCAATATGGCGGATACACCAACATCACCGGTCACTGTCAATTTCCGGTGGCAAAGCCTAAATCTTTGTTTCTCGAGTTATGACTTATTCTTGCTCGATACATCGCGTAAGTATAAATCCACGAAGACGAATGTATTGATTTGCTAAGTGGAACTACTACTACAACTACAACTACTATTAATGTTTGTGATTCTACtgtaattcaaataaatactgTCTCCACAACTGTATCAAAAATGCTGCCATGTTAGTGCCTCAAGGTGCACGATGCTATATTCTTCTGTGAAAAACTTTACATGTTTGTTTAAGCTCATTTTGCTTCAAATTATGCAAGTCACTTCCCGAATCTTATATGGAAAACTAAGCtcagtattttgtttttatttttcgttattgatttttgaaaattttgttatgtttgATCTGTTTCcggaatatttgaattttgggcTTTTTAGTTGTCTTCAAATTGAAGTAATATGAGGTGCTACCAATAAAGTTTTGATAACTGACACTTTTTCTAGGGCAAATTGTTGAAAACTCATAAAGTTTGGTCGGATATCTGTTCAATTGCGTGATACCTAAAAATAGCCGATTTATGTTAATATTTACAAACCTCTCATTGTCCTGTGGCCATGAAATCCGATGTCCTATGtgtcttcattttttatgtatagaACTCcgtttttagtattttttttttgtgtcgTAAGTTTATCTTTGAGCACtcaagtataaaaaatgaagacaTGTAGTTGGATTTTTACtatgaataattgaatttttttattaaagtttAACTTATgagattgatgagaaaattaaCTAGATTTAGTGATTCATTTGACAATTTATCCCTTTTTATAGCAACCACCAATAATATAAGCACACTCTATAAAAGATGACTCGATTAATCCTATGTTGTGAATCTAAGACCAATTGTCTTACACATTGATGCGAGGAGTTTCAATCAGATTACACAATTGGTAAATGGAAGATTTTAATCCACTAACTACCAGGAGCCCATCTCTCGGTAGACTTAACTCTATTCTAAACAATAGTACTATAGAGAATCACACATACTGATACTACTATAAACTTCATTTTCACGGTTTCACCTGAGAACTTAATTCCCAAAGCATAAACTGAAAATCCGAACAGCCAAATTTTGCACCTTTTTCAGAACCCTAATATTTAAACCCCTACGATTACTGAGTTCTAGTAAAAGTCAATCTAAAGAGGTTTTTGGTGACGCGCGAGCAGCAATGGCGCATATTGCACCACAAGGTACATTCTCCAGCTCatcatgtatatttttttctatacattttgAGGAATACAAGCAGATTCACTATGCAGTCATATTAACCTTCTCGTTGTTCGTTTGAATTCTTGAGCGTGCGAATTAGGGCTTCGTAatcttgttttgtttaatCTATCTTGATACCATGAACATTACTTTTGGCAGTGAATTATATGCCCCCTCTTTTTGTGGTGATATGTTGTAAAGTTTCGTTATTTGGTAGCAAAGGGTTATTTCTAGTGAACTCAGGCAATATTTTACATCACTTATGGTGTGGAGACTGTCATGTGCTCTATTTGAGCTCATTTTTTCTCAGTAAAGCATTtaagttgtgttttgttttgctGTTAGCAGCAGATTTTGAACCTTGCGTACGTGCCAGCTCATATAGTCGTGTA is drawn from Salvia hispanica cultivar TCC Black 2014 chromosome 6, UniMelb_Shisp_WGS_1.0, whole genome shotgun sequence and contains these coding sequences:
- the LOC125192719 gene encoding casein kinase 1-like protein 10 isoform X1 — protein: MDNVIGGKFKLGRKIGSGSFGELYLGVNIQTGEEVAVKLESVKTKHPQLHYESKLYMLLQGGTGIPHLKWFGVEGEYNAMAIDLLGPSLEDLFNYCNRKFSLKTVLMLADQLINRVEYMHSRGFLHRDIKPDNFLMGLGRKANQVYIIDYGLAKKYRDLQTHKHIPYRENKNLTGTARYASVNTHLGVEQSRRDDLESLGYVLMYFLRGSLPWQGLKAGTKKQKYDRISDKKMLTPVEVLCKSYPSEFISYFHYCRSLRFEDKPDYSYLKRLFRDLFIREGYQFDYVFDWTILKYPQVGSSSKTRQPTGKVPLNLGQSTERVEKTPVKHEIRDRLSGAMEAFGRRNGSSTGLHGENSRNRSDEVPPSKDVKIDSERARLSRTGSSSKRAVVSSSRPSSSGEPNDNRHSRLGSGSGRISTTQRLQPGFESKSSSFTRASARGVRDETLRSFELLTIGSGKKK
- the LOC125192719 gene encoding casein kinase 1-like protein 10 isoform X2, with the protein product MDNVIGGKFKLGRKIGSGSFGELYLGVNIQTGEEVAVKLESVKTKHPQLHYESKLYMLLQGGTGIPHLKWFGVEGEYNAMAIDLLGPSLEDLFNYCNRKFSLKTVLMLADQLINRVEYMHSRGFLHRDIKPDNFLMGLGRKANQVYIIDYGLAKKYRDLQTHKHIPYRENKNLTGTARYASVNTHLGVEQSRRDDLESLGYVLMYFLRGSLPWQGLKAGTKKQKYDRISDKKMLTPVEVLCKSYPSEFISYFHYCRSLRFEDKPDYSYLKRLFRDLFIREGYQFDYVFDWTILKYPQVGSSSKTRPTGKVPLNLGQSTERVEKTPVKHEIRDRLSGAMEAFGRRNGSSTGLHGENSRNRSDEVPPSKDVKIDSERARLSRTGSSSKRAVVSSSRPSSSGEPNDNRHSRLGSGSGRISTTQRLQPGFESKSSSFTRASARGVRDETLRSFELLTIGSGKKK